The Winogradskyella schleiferi genome has a window encoding:
- a CDS encoding PorP/SprF family type IX secretion system membrane protein, whose product MKKLTLYILFLVFANGYGQELNLPVFTQYLADNDFVISPTYAGIGDNLKIRVNGLTQWVGIKNAPDNQSFYGDFRLGNRSGVGISAYNDRNGNTHQKGVKISFAHHLTLDYKSKQYLSFGLSYNNNNFRVAIEDFNTTYDIPILDPAITDDRGVSNNNFDAGFLYRWKSFYLSLNANNLMKKDLNDYEGAEPIELLNYQLYSGFVIKSKQNKDVEFEPSVFFQMFDSDKRSSTDVNFKYRKFNRKGDYYFVGASYRFLNDQFFKPLNVGPMGGITFNKFFFAYSYQLTINDLSGYNSGTHMVTIGLDFLQGISNCACTRGTSQSYYR is encoded by the coding sequence ATGAAAAAACTCACACTATATATTCTTTTTTTGGTCTTTGCAAATGGCTATGGACAAGAATTGAACCTACCTGTATTTACGCAATATTTAGCGGATAACGATTTTGTTATTTCGCCAACGTATGCAGGTATTGGAGATAATTTAAAAATAAGGGTTAACGGATTAACACAATGGGTTGGTATTAAAAACGCACCTGACAATCAATCCTTTTATGGCGATTTTAGGTTAGGAAACCGTTCTGGAGTTGGTATTTCGGCTTATAATGATAGAAATGGAAATACACACCAAAAGGGCGTTAAGATTTCTTTCGCGCACCATTTGACCTTAGACTATAAGTCTAAACAGTACCTATCCTTTGGATTATCTTATAACAATAATAATTTCAGAGTGGCCATTGAAGATTTTAATACCACTTACGACATACCAATATTAGATCCTGCAATAACGGATGACAGAGGTGTTTCCAATAATAATTTTGACGCAGGATTCTTATACCGATGGAAATCATTTTATTTGAGTTTGAATGCTAATAATCTTATGAAAAAGGACCTTAATGATTATGAAGGCGCAGAACCAATTGAGCTTTTAAATTATCAATTGTATTCAGGATTCGTCATAAAAAGTAAGCAAAACAAAGATGTGGAATTCGAACCATCTGTGTTTTTTCAAATGTTTGATAGTGACAAACGTTCTAGTACAGATGTTAATTTTAAATACCGAAAGTTTAACCGAAAAGGCGATTATTATTTTGTTGGTGCTTCATATCGTTTTCTTAATGACCAGTTTTTTAAACCCTTAAATGTTGGGCCGATGGGCGGAATCACATTCAATAAGTTCTTTTTTGCTTATTCTTATCAGCTAACCATAAATGATTTATCTGGTTACAATTCCGGTACACACATGGTCACTATTGGCCTAGATTTCTTACAAGGTATAAGTAATTGTGCTTGTACTAGAGGAACTAGTCAGAGCTATTATCGATAA
- a CDS encoding alpha/beta fold hydrolase, producing the protein MILIHGWPLSHKSWEHQIWAIVEAGYRCIAYDRRGFGNSSAPFRDYDYSTLASDLNAIIQQLELENVILVGFSMGGGEVVRYCTDFGTHNITKAALISSIIPVVAKKDDNPNGVPQKDLEDILNALQSDRVGFLKGFHKNFYNFKDDDKTVSEAQLHFDWSIASHASPIATIQCAKAWAETDFRPELKNVDVPTLIVHGDADNIVPKATAGDQAAKEIANNTYEVIKNGPHGLNIIQHNQLNKILLDFLKS; encoded by the coding sequence GTGATATTAATTCATGGTTGGCCATTAAGTCATAAATCTTGGGAACATCAAATTTGGGCTATTGTTGAAGCTGGTTATCGATGTATTGCTTATGATCGCCGTGGTTTTGGTAATTCCTCAGCACCATTCAGGGACTACGACTACTCTACTTTGGCTTCAGATTTAAACGCTATAATTCAGCAATTGGAATTAGAAAATGTCATTCTTGTTGGATTTTCAATGGGAGGTGGAGAAGTTGTTCGTTATTGTACAGATTTTGGTACCCATAATATTACCAAGGCAGCACTTATAAGTTCCATTATTCCTGTAGTGGCTAAAAAAGATGATAACCCTAATGGTGTCCCTCAAAAAGATTTAGAAGATATATTAAACGCTCTTCAATCCGATCGTGTTGGCTTTCTTAAAGGATTTCATAAAAACTTCTATAACTTTAAAGACGATGATAAAACAGTAAGTGAAGCGCAATTACATTTCGATTGGAGCATTGCTTCCCATGCATCGCCAATTGCTACAATACAATGCGCCAAGGCTTGGGCAGAGACTGATTTTAGACCAGAACTTAAAAATGTAGATGTACCTACTCTAATTGTTCATGGTGATGCTGACAATATTGTACCTAAGGCAACAGCAGGAGATCAAGCTGCCAAAGAAATTGCCAATAACACATATGAAGTGATAAAAAATGGTCCACATGGATTGAATATTATACAACACAATCAATTAAATAAAATTTTATTAGATTTTTTAAAATCGTAA
- a CDS encoding T9SS type B sorting domain-containing protein encodes MKKPTFSRIAILALFLIIGQQMFAQNLVPFSPRYDQAIKGDILLIGNSNVGLHVSDPYNGNATNDGVNAAVYVDIDGDGSTFNSSSASLEVPSDNDCYVIVYAGLYWSAVVDGDEPISDVKFKVPGEEYVDITGTEIYYQNASNNNQSNTYAYYHDVTDMLTALPDPEGSYSVANISTLVGPKPNSEGLSAGWSLFVVYEDPTLPSKYITSFDGFTKITSVINETFPVSGFNTIPTGPVRAKFAFSTIEGDRGYSGDYLRLNGSTISVTNNAGTTIRPGNNFFNSSVSDINPVTNTSELFTNRTPSSSNTLGFDAGIINIPNPGNSLIANNATSADISLGSNLDIYYYYFSAFAIEIIAPNIVLTKIVEDDMGNDIGGQLVGLGSSLNYVIGFQNTGNDDATNFTIRDILPINIIYNHPTDLVLPTGVSVVSYDPTTRELVLSIDDSLVEENDPVYEIRIEVQVVDDCGQLEDACSNIINNQAYATYQGTLNPNFTITDDPSLSSNTGCLISPQATNFLADLDCTFEYSEILCGESLELTAANGYDSYAWSTSPTGTPVIGTSQTITVTETGTYYSYNTAIAPCQSIVQQFNVQLFGANTTNPVIPYADEVVICPNDGKELPNIFLCGADDTRLIQTNISDATSVIWEVLDETSCDAVSDPDCANEDDSCIWNTIPSEAGFLVDTAGQYRITINYPGGCFNQFYFNVYENVLNPTVNATDIICDTDGSIIVNNVPSNYEFSIDGTNFQDSNVFSISTAGTYTIYVRQVGVSTNPCVFTVPDVQIRDREFTGTTTITQPLCHGDKGSIHLSANDVDPQYTFSISQGATTVNSVGPIVDNNYTFQNLNPGTYKATIESENGCTFTEDITIVEPDLLTATVALTNPLNCTDGEITVYPVGGTPPYYYFVNGATDFQSVPEIVVTSAGVYNILVTDSNNCSTDVSISVEAISQPDFSVNTTDILCADADNSGALTINVTNANGNSLAYSIDGGATFVNSNAFTGLSVGNYDIVVQYTSGSDVCETSPQTIAINSATVITGTADLTAPFTCISDGTITVTGVTGGNAPYEYSIDGINFQTSNIFDDLTQGTYTIIVKDDSGCSSAMNQITVEALDPPTDLMFDNSPVTCPSNAATVSIIGTTGGTGILEYQITAPASAVTSYQTSTDFSGLEPGTYTFQVKDENDCVYSESYTIDPIPTPTLTVVLTEDLDCTATPDALITGAITGPGPYTYSVSINGGTYSSLGATGTPFTYSTGTAGTYQFQITDANGCTAESSELTVNPLSLPAISLVTQTQPILCNGDTNGAIDVTIDTSVGTPPFVINVNNDTTGTDFGTQTTSLPAGTYTITVTDSKMCTANETVTIDQPDAIAIDYDAIDITCGAGGISQGSVIVNSVTGGTAPYNYFVTGTNGYSNSELNNTGSTSVSFDVVDFGLYQINVVDANGCSILVQDVLVASPPTDLDIDVTATVDCALGGTVEVSIGSSLASAGPFFFAIYEGPTTVYPVGTWIAEDSTGSQSATFTGLTPGVLYTFIVYDQSTNCSYYEPSTVPIPTNSTLTATAVSANNITCTGSADGNVSFTVNSVYGSAVNLSYEIFDALSLTSTGVSGTGSVPANGSIDVTDLGPLPFGNYFVSISETSGPNAGCGVVTVPFNITESAFLLELAVSIDNNANCDPNSGVISAVASNGTPPYQYQITTSATAPLPSDTAWNASSTFNLDAGSYYVHVIDAYNCIVTSPVQVVDMDATPVISTSFNNQCTVGEGEYEIDVNLDTAGIPPYSVSINGGAFQTQTFPFTLSNLYSGTHTVEIQDVNGCGNTVSVDIVAPIAITPEVTAQPSCNNDDGEITVTSSGGSGSYTYSILPNSASISISGNVFSGVPSGSYTITITDSVTACTEEVSIAVSEAILPTFTLTPNEITCFGDNSGSFDLDIANYSGAYTYEVFDDLGASVTGVVNANTSTNPEIVTGMEAGTFSVAITETDIPFCSATSNVIIASPLEAMTLNVSETSNVTCNDNEGTITAVATGGWGDYEYELTGAATAAYSSNGSFTALSAGTYTVNVRDAGGCIVSETIVLETPTPITATFTPSTTVLSCFGDQDASITISNVTGGQGTNYTYTLNTVLPTPSVSGPQTSNVFENLGPGTYFVRITDGYDCEFSSVNIVITEPEPIEASLVRTTTQTCLTESTLTLSATGGTGLYSYSANASFAPILGTFTTSTTFPVSDGTYSYYVQDANGCVTNVSNEISVDPLLTLEVALESINPTINCAGDNNGSILATAIGGLGNYTYTLQDNLGNPVTATQDSPGYFTELFAGDYVVYVESGDCDATSAPISITEPDAPIDATIVVNNVSCAGNNNGSVEITATGGTGVIKYAISPQLNQFFETNTFENLEPGNYEIIVQDELGCFLTFNFDISEPNPVILSIVADSFFPEVCTGNADGEFSIEISGGTLPYSVSLDDYDGPYTTGNATQSEFDFTGLVGGDHIVFVRDAEGCESEWNITFPESVSILPEIIIENICENNTQGNAVTVTVDASIDDLTQLDYSLNGGTYQESNIFYNIPVGTDHYIEVRHTNGCIQSTEFFDIEASDAVTLTLTEGELNEFIANASGGDGNYQFTMNGEDYGDENSYIITESGMYEVTVTDSSGCFATAQIELEFEDICIPNWFTPNGDGQYDTWAPGCTENYPDLTFDIFDRYGRKVATYHVGEVWDGKYNGKELPMGDYWFVVQTNDASHDKDFVGHFTLYR; translated from the coding sequence ATGAAAAAACCTACTTTTTCTAGAATTGCGATACTTGCGCTTTTCCTTATAATAGGACAGCAAATGTTTGCTCAAAATCTTGTACCATTTTCTCCAAGGTACGACCAAGCCATTAAAGGAGACATTTTATTAATTGGAAACAGTAATGTGGGATTACATGTTTCCGATCCCTACAATGGAAATGCAACCAATGATGGTGTGAACGCTGCGGTTTATGTAGATATTGATGGTGATGGAAGTACATTTAACTCTAGTAGTGCTAGCTTAGAAGTGCCAAGTGATAACGATTGTTATGTCATTGTCTACGCTGGTCTATATTGGAGTGCTGTGGTTGATGGTGATGAACCCATTTCGGATGTAAAATTCAAAGTGCCTGGTGAAGAATATGTCGATATTACTGGTACAGAGATTTATTATCAAAATGCTTCTAATAATAATCAGTCAAATACTTACGCTTATTATCACGATGTTACAGATATGCTTACGGCATTACCAGATCCAGAAGGGAGTTATTCTGTTGCTAACATTTCGACATTAGTAGGTCCAAAACCCAATTCTGAAGGACTTTCTGCTGGTTGGTCATTATTTGTAGTATACGAAGATCCAACGTTACCAAGTAAATATATTACCTCTTTTGATGGATTTACTAAAATCACAAGTGTGATAAATGAAACCTTTCCTGTAAGTGGATTTAATACTATTCCTACTGGTCCAGTTCGTGCAAAATTTGCATTTAGTACAATTGAAGGCGATAGAGGTTATTCTGGAGATTATTTAAGACTTAATGGTAGTACCATTAGTGTTACCAATAATGCAGGAACAACCATAAGACCAGGAAACAACTTTTTTAATAGTTCGGTTTCAGATATTAATCCCGTTACCAACACGTCTGAATTATTTACCAACAGAACGCCAAGCAGTTCTAATACTTTAGGTTTTGATGCAGGAATTATAAATATTCCAAATCCTGGCAATTCGCTGATAGCCAATAATGCCACCTCAGCTGATATTAGTTTGGGAAGTAATTTAGATATCTACTATTATTATTTTAGTGCATTTGCCATTGAAATTATCGCGCCTAACATTGTATTGACAAAGATTGTTGAAGATGATATGGGCAATGATATTGGCGGACAACTAGTCGGTTTAGGGTCGTCTTTGAATTATGTGATCGGGTTTCAAAACACAGGTAATGACGATGCTACAAATTTTACAATTAGGGACATCCTTCCTATAAATATCATTTATAACCATCCTACAGATCTAGTGCTACCAACAGGAGTTTCGGTGGTTAGTTATGATCCTACCACAAGAGAACTTGTTTTAAGTATTGATGATTCTCTTGTTGAGGAGAATGATCCTGTATATGAAATACGAATTGAAGTTCAAGTTGTTGATGATTGTGGTCAGTTGGAAGATGCTTGTTCTAACATAATAAACAACCAAGCTTATGCAACCTATCAGGGTACTTTAAATCCTAATTTCACAATTACAGATGACCCAAGTTTAAGTAGCAATACAGGCTGTTTAATTTCGCCACAGGCTACTAACTTTTTAGCTGATCTCGATTGTACTTTTGAATATAGCGAAATTCTTTGTGGAGAAAGCCTAGAGCTAACAGCTGCCAATGGCTATGATTCCTATGCATGGTCCACGAGTCCAACAGGAACTCCTGTAATTGGAACTTCACAAACGATAACAGTTACAGAAACTGGTACTTATTATTCCTATAATACTGCTATTGCGCCTTGTCAATCCATTGTACAGCAATTTAATGTACAACTCTTTGGTGCGAACACTACCAATCCTGTAATTCCTTATGCAGATGAAGTAGTCATTTGTCCAAACGATGGAAAGGAATTACCAAATATATTTTTATGTGGCGCAGATGATACAAGACTCATTCAAACCAACATATCAGATGCAACATCAGTAATATGGGAAGTACTTGATGAAACGAGTTGTGATGCCGTATCAGATCCTGATTGTGCTAATGAAGATGATTCATGTATTTGGAATACCATTCCAAGCGAAGCAGGCTTCTTGGTAGATACAGCAGGTCAATATCGTATTACTATCAATTATCCTGGAGGTTGTTTTAATCAATTCTACTTCAATGTCTACGAAAATGTATTAAATCCAACGGTCAATGCTACAGATATTATATGTGATACAGACGGAAGTATCATTGTAAATAACGTGCCTTCTAACTATGAATTTAGTATCGACGGTACAAATTTTCAAGATTCTAATGTGTTTTCGATAAGCACTGCTGGAACCTATACTATTTACGTAAGACAAGTTGGGGTTTCAACTAACCCATGTGTATTTACAGTACCTGACGTTCAAATTAGAGATCGAGAATTTACTGGTACAACAACGATTACTCAACCACTATGTCATGGCGACAAAGGAAGTATTCACTTATCGGCAAATGACGTCGATCCTCAATATACCTTTTCAATTTCACAAGGTGCGACTACCGTGAATAGCGTAGGACCTATTGTTGACAATAATTATACATTCCAAAATTTAAATCCTGGAACTTATAAGGCAACCATCGAATCTGAAAATGGTTGTACTTTCACGGAAGACATCACTATTGTTGAACCAGACTTATTAACAGCAACAGTAGCTTTAACAAATCCTTTAAATTGTACAGATGGAGAGATTACTGTTTATCCTGTCGGAGGAACACCGCCTTATTATTACTTTGTAAATGGTGCTACAGATTTCCAGTCTGTACCAGAGATTGTAGTGACTTCGGCTGGAGTTTACAATATTTTAGTGACTGATTCCAATAATTGTAGTACTGATGTATCCATTTCAGTTGAGGCCATTTCCCAACCCGATTTCAGCGTCAATACAACAGATATTTTATGTGCTGATGCAGATAATTCCGGAGCTTTAACGATTAATGTGACCAATGCTAATGGAAATAGTCTTGCTTACAGTATTGATGGAGGCGCCACTTTTGTGAATTCAAATGCATTTACAGGCTTAAGTGTTGGAAATTATGATATCGTAGTGCAATATACGTCTGGTTCTGATGTATGTGAAACCAGTCCACAGACGATTGCTATTAATTCGGCAACTGTTATTACAGGAACTGCGGATTTAACGGCACCATTCACTTGTATATCAGATGGAACGATAACTGTGACAGGAGTTACAGGTGGAAATGCGCCATATGAGTATAGTATTGATGGTATTAATTTTCAAACGAGTAATATATTTGATGATTTAACACAAGGGACATACACTATCATTGTAAAAGACGACAGTGGGTGTTCATCAGCAATGAATCAAATTACTGTTGAAGCCTTAGATCCTCCAACGGATTTAATGTTTGATAATTCACCAGTAACTTGTCCTTCAAACGCAGCGACAGTTTCCATAATAGGGACAACAGGAGGTACAGGAATTTTAGAATATCAAATCACAGCTCCTGCTTCAGCTGTTACCTCATATCAAACTTCAACTGATTTTTCAGGATTAGAACCTGGTACGTATACGTTTCAAGTTAAAGATGAAAATGACTGTGTGTATAGTGAATCTTACACTATTGACCCAATTCCTACACCAACCTTAACTGTTGTTTTAACGGAAGATTTAGATTGTACTGCCACACCAGATGCTTTGATTACGGGAGCCATTACTGGTCCTGGGCCATACACCTATTCAGTTTCTATTAATGGAGGGACTTACTCATCTTTAGGCGCTACAGGAACGCCATTTACATATTCAACAGGAACTGCTGGAACCTACCAGTTTCAAATTACGGATGCCAACGGCTGTACTGCCGAATCATCAGAACTTACCGTGAATCCATTATCATTGCCTGCTATAAGTTTAGTTACACAAACACAACCTATTTTGTGTAATGGAGATACCAACGGAGCAATCGATGTTACTATTGATACTTCAGTCGGAACACCTCCTTTTGTTATTAACGTAAACAATGATACCACAGGAACAGATTTCGGAACACAAACGACTAGCTTACCAGCAGGAACATATACAATAACCGTCACAGATTCGAAAATGTGTACGGCAAACGAAACAGTAACCATTGATCAACCTGATGCTATCGCTATAGATTACGATGCTATTGATATTACTTGTGGTGCTGGAGGGATTTCTCAAGGTTCAGTTATTGTTAATTCTGTAACAGGTGGAACAGCGCCATACAACTATTTTGTTACTGGAACTAATGGGTATTCAAACTCTGAACTTAACAATACAGGATCGACCTCCGTAAGTTTTGATGTTGTTGATTTTGGTTTATATCAAATCAATGTAGTCGATGCTAATGGTTGTTCTATCTTGGTTCAAGATGTATTGGTAGCTTCGCCTCCAACGGATTTAGATATCGATGTCACGGCAACGGTTGATTGTGCCTTGGGAGGAACTGTTGAAGTCAGTATTGGCTCTTCCTTAGCTAGTGCTGGACCATTCTTCTTTGCTATTTATGAAGGCCCAACAACTGTTTATCCAGTTGGAACATGGATAGCTGAAGATTCTACAGGAAGTCAATCAGCAACATTTACTGGCTTAACGCCTGGTGTGCTGTATACCTTTATTGTGTATGATCAATCTACAAATTGTAGTTATTATGAACCTTCTACGGTGCCAATTCCAACGAATTCAACATTAACCGCAACAGCTGTTAGTGCCAATAATATTACCTGTACAGGAAGTGCAGATGGAAACGTTTCATTTACAGTGAATAGTGTTTATGGAAGTGCCGTTAATCTTAGTTATGAGATATTTGATGCTTTAAGTTTAACTTCAACTGGCGTTTCAGGAACCGGATCTGTGCCAGCCAATGGTTCAATAGATGTAACCGATTTGGGACCACTACCATTTGGGAATTATTTTGTGTCCATTAGCGAAACTTCTGGTCCAAATGCTGGATGTGGTGTGGTTACCGTTCCTTTTAATATTACGGAATCTGCATTTCTCTTAGAGTTAGCAGTTTCCATTGACAACAACGCTAATTGTGATCCTAACTCTGGAGTTATTAGTGCGGTGGCTTCAAATGGAACACCACCTTATCAATATCAGATTACAACTTCCGCTACTGCTCCACTCCCATCAGATACTGCTTGGAATGCTTCAAGTACATTTAATTTGGATGCTGGTAGTTATTATGTTCATGTTATTGACGCCTATAATTGTATCGTAACAAGTCCTGTTCAAGTTGTGGATATGGATGCGACTCCTGTGATCTCTACAAGTTTTAACAATCAATGTACGGTTGGCGAAGGCGAATATGAAATTGACGTGAATTTAGATACTGCAGGAATTCCTCCATATAGTGTGAGTATTAATGGTGGAGCGTTTCAAACACAAACCTTCCCTTTTACACTTTCAAATTTATATTCTGGAACGCATACTGTAGAGATTCAAGATGTCAATGGTTGTGGAAACACAGTATCAGTGGATATTGTTGCACCAATTGCCATTACTCCAGAAGTTACCGCGCAACCATCCTGTAATAATGATGATGGGGAAATTACAGTTACTAGCTCTGGTGGATCTGGCTCCTATACATATAGTATTTTGCCAAATTCTGCTTCAATAAGTATTTCAGGAAATGTGTTTTCAGGTGTACCATCAGGAAGTTATACCATTACGATTACAGATTCAGTAACGGCTTGTACTGAAGAAGTTTCAATCGCAGTGTCAGAAGCCATACTCCCTACATTTACATTAACACCAAATGAGATTACTTGTTTCGGAGATAACTCTGGATCATTCGACTTAGATATTGCCAATTATTCAGGTGCTTATACTTATGAAGTCTTTGATGACTTAGGGGCTTCAGTAACAGGAGTTGTAAATGCAAACACATCCACAAATCCAGAAATTGTAACAGGAATGGAAGCCGGAACATTTTCAGTAGCGATTACAGAAACAGATATTCCTTTCTGTTCTGCTACTTCCAATGTGATTATTGCATCGCCTTTAGAAGCCATGACACTCAACGTTTCGGAAACTTCCAATGTGACCTGTAATGACAACGAAGGTACAATTACTGCTGTCGCTACAGGTGGTTGGGGTGATTACGAATATGAATTAACAGGAGCTGCAACCGCTGCATACTCATCTAACGGTTCATTTACAGCATTATCTGCTGGAACTTATACCGTTAATGTTAGAGATGCTGGAGGTTGTATTGTTTCTGAAACCATTGTATTAGAAACTCCAACGCCAATAACAGCGACATTTACGCCGAGCACAACGGTTTTATCTTGTTTTGGAGATCAAGATGCCAGTATAACAATTTCGAATGTTACTGGTGGTCAAGGCACAAACTACACCTACACGTTGAATACAGTTTTACCAACACCAAGTGTTTCTGGTCCACAAACCTCTAATGTATTTGAAAACTTAGGACCTGGAACTTATTTCGTAAGAATTACTGATGGCTACGATTGTGAATTTTCATCTGTAAACATCGTAATTACCGAACCGGAACCTATCGAAGCTAGTTTAGTAAGAACAACAACTCAAACCTGTTTAACAGAATCTACGTTAACACTTAGTGCTACTGGTGGAACAGGCCTATATTCATACAGTGCAAATGCTTCTTTTGCACCAATCTTAGGAACGTTTACTACTTCCACTACATTCCCTGTGTCAGATGGGACGTACTCCTATTATGTTCAAGATGCTAATGGTTGTGTAACTAATGTTTCTAATGAAATTTCGGTTGACCCTTTACTAACATTAGAAGTGGCTTTAGAATCTATAAATCCGACCATTAACTGTGCTGGAGACAATAACGGCTCAATTTTAGCAACAGCAATTGGTGGATTAGGAAACTACACCTACACACTTCAAGATAATTTAGGAAACCCGGTTACTGCGACTCAAGATAGTCCTGGGTATTTCACGGAACTATTTGCTGGTGACTATGTGGTGTATGTAGAAAGTGGCGATTGTGATGCGACTTCTGCTCCAATTAGCATTACAGAACCAGATGCTCCAATTGATGCGACTATTGTAGTCAACAATGTAAGTTGTGCCGGAAATAATAATGGATCTGTTGAAATTACGGCAACTGGAGGAACAGGTGTCATTAAATATGCTATTTCCCCACAACTCAACCAATTTTTTGAAACTAATACGTTTGAAAATTTAGAGCCTGGCAATTATGAAATCATTGTACAAGATGAATTGGGCTGTTTCTTAACATTCAATTTCGATATTTCTGAACCAAACCCTGTGATATTAAGTATCGTGGCCGATTCATTTTTCCCAGAAGTTTGTACAGGAAATGCAGATGGAGAATTTAGTATTGAAATTTCTGGTGGCACATTGCCTTATAGTGTAAGCCTCGATGATTATGACGGTCCTTATACAACAGGAAATGCGACACAAAGTGAATTCGACTTTACTGGTTTAGTTGGTGGAGACCATATTGTATTTGTTAGGGATGCAGAAGGCTGTGAATCGGAATGGAACATTACATTCCCAGAATCCGTGAGTATTCTACCAGAAATCATTATCGAGAATATTTGTGAAAACAATACGCAAGGAAATGCAGTAACCGTTACGGTCGATGCGTCTATCGATGATCTAACGCAACTTGATTATTCACTGAATGGTGGAACGTATCAGGAAAGTAACATTTTCTACAATATACCTGTTGGGACGGATCATTATATAGAAGTAAGACATACCAATGGCTGTATTCAATCGACAGAATTCTTTGATATTGAAGCTTCCGACGCTGTAACTTTAACCTTAACCGAAGGAGAACTAAATGAATTTATTGCCAATGCCTCTGGTGGTGACGGTAATTATCAATTTACAATGAACGGCGAAGATTATGGTGATGAGAACTCATATATCATTACCGAATCTGGAATGTACGAGGTTACTGTAACTGATAGTAGTGGTTGTTTTGCAACGGCTCAAATAGAATTGGAATTTGAAGACATCTGTATCCCAAATTGGTTCACGCCAAATGGAGATGGACAGTATGACACGTGGGCACCTGGTTGTACCGAAAACTATCCTGATCTAACCTTCGATATTTTTGATCGTTACGGAAGAAAAGTTGCGACTTACCATGTTGGTGAGGTTTGGGATGGAAAATATAACGGAAAGGAATTACCAATGGGAGATTATTGGTTTGTTGTTCAAACGAATGATGCTTCACATGACAAAGATTTTGTTGGACATTTTACACTTTATAGATAA